One genomic segment of Manis pentadactyla isolate mManPen7 chromosome 1, mManPen7.hap1, whole genome shotgun sequence includes these proteins:
- the NCKIPSD gene encoding NCK-interacting protein with SH3 domain, translated as MYRALYAFRSAEPNALAFAAGETFLVLERSSAHWWLAARAQSGETGYVPPAYLRRLQGPEQDVLQAIDRAIEAVHNTAMRDGGRYSLEQRGVLQKLIRHRKETLSRRGPPASSPSALTPSISDPCLDATAARQPNRVCRSGSEQHSLPSSEDPEAGQVLYHVPAQPRRAAPTTPPPLVKRRDREALVASGSGGHSTTPSGGSSVSSSSVSSASLDALYTGSSSSELGPSCSPTPLPVPHRRAHVTATQAQPPPSKVPGPEAPAEDVAGDGLEALGTLSLGTTEGKEAETVPKTIGAELMELVRRNTGLSHALCRVAIGVVVGHIQACVPASSPVMEQVLLSLVEGKDLSAALPSGQVCHDQQRLEVIFADLARRKDDAQQRSWALYEDEGVIRCYLEELLHILTDADPEVCKKMCQRNGFESVLALVAYYQMEHRASLRLLLLKCFGAMCSLDAAIISTLVSSVLPVELARDMQTDTQDHQKLCYSALVLAMVFSMGEAVPYAHYEHLGTPFVQFLLSVVEDGLPLDAAEQLPDLCTNLLLALNLHLPAPDQNVVMAALSRHANVKVFSEKLLLLLNRGDDPVRIFRHEPQPPHSVLKLLRDVFASPATATVFYHADMMVLIDITVRHVTDLSPGDKLRMEYLSLMHAVVRSTPYLQHRHRLADLQATLRRILAEEEASPQCQVDRMIVQEMCREFPVLGEAPG; from the exons ATGTACCGCGCGCTATACGCCTTCCGCTCGGCGGAGCCCAACGCGCTGGCGTTCGCTGCGGGCGAGACCTTCCTGGTGCTGGAGCGCAGCAGCGCGCACTGGTGGCTGGCGGCGCGGGCACAGAGCGGTGAGACCGGCTACGTGCCACCCGCCTACCTGCGCCGCCTGCAG GGCCCGGAACAGGATGTCCTCCAAGCCATTGACCGGGCCATTGAGGCTGTGCACAACACAGCCATGCGGGATGGGGGCAGGTACAGCCTGGAGCAGCGCGGAGTCCTCCA GAAGCTGATCCGCCATCGGAAAGAGACCCTGTCTCGAAGAGgtcccccagcctccagcccttcAGCCCTGACCCCGTCCATCAGTGACCCCTGTCTGGATGCCACTGCTGCCCGGCAGCCCAATAGGGTGTGTCGCTCGGGGTCTGAGCAGCACAGCCTGCCCAGCTCTGAGGACCCTGAGGCAGGCCAAGTCCTCTACCAT GTCCCAGCACAGCCCCGCCGGGCAGCACCCACCACACCACCCCCACTGGTGAAGCGCCGTGACCGTGAGGCCCTGGTGGCCTCAGGGAGTG GCGGCCACAGCACCACACCCTCTGGGGGCAGCTCCGTGTCCAGCAGCTCCGTCAGCAGTGCCTCCCTTGATGCCCTGTATACTGGCTCCAGCTCATCCGAGCTGGGCCCCAGCTGCTCACCCACACCCCTGCCTGTGCCCCACCGGCGTGCCCACGTCACTGCCACCCAAGCTCAGCCCCCTCCCTCCAAGGTGCCAGGCCCCGAGGCCCCTGCAGAGGACGTGGCAGGTGATGGACTGGAGGCCCTGGGCACACTGAGCCTGGGGACCACAgaggggaaggaggcagagacTGTGCCCAAGACCATCGGGGCAGAGCTGATGGAGCTCGTGCGCAGAAACACCGGCCTGAGCCATGCGTTGTGCCGCGTGGCCATTGGCGTTGTGGTGGGTCACATCCAGGCCTGTGTGCCGGCCAGCTCGCCTGTTATGGAGCAGGTCCTCCTCTCGCTGGTAGAGGGCAag GACCTGAGCGCTGCCCTGCCCTCGGGGCAGGTCTGCCATGACCAGCAGCGGCTGGAGGTGATCTTTGCAGACCTGGCTCGCCGCAAGGACGATGCCCAGCAGCGCAGCTGGGCATTGTACGAGGACGAGGGTGTCATCCGCTGCTACCTGGAGGAGCTGCTGCACATCCTG ACAGACGCAGACCCTGAAGTGTGCAAGAAAATGTGCCAGCGGAACGGGTTCGAGTCTGTCCTGGCCTTGGTGGCCTACTACCAAATG GAGCACCGGGCATCGCTGAGACTCCTGCTGCTCAAGTGCTTCGGCGCCATGTGCAGCCTGGACGCCGCCATCATCTCCACGCTTGTGTCGTCCGTGCTTCCGGTTGAGCTGGCGCGGGACATGCAGACAGACACGCAGG ACCACCAGAAACTCTGTTACTCCGCCCTCGTCCTGGCTATGGTCTTCTCCATGGGGGAGGCAGTGCCCTACGCACACTACG AGCACCTGGGCACGCCCTTCGTGCAGTTCCTCCTGAGCGTTGTCGAGGACGGCCTTCCCTTGGACGCCGCGGAGCAGCTGCCGGATCTGTGCACCAACCTGCTTCTGGCTCTCAACCTGCACCTGCCAG CCCCGGACCAGAACGTCGTCATGGCCGCCCTGAGCAGACACGCCAACGTCAAGGTCTTCTCTGAgaagctgctgctgctcctgaacagagggg ATGACCCCGTGCGCATCTTCAGACACGAGCCGCAGCCGCCGCACTCCGTCCTCAAGCTCCTGCGGGACGTGTTCGCCAGTCCCGCCACGGCCACCGTCTTCTACCATGCGGATATGATGGTGCTCATCGACATCACCGTGCGGCACGTCACTGACCTGTCACCCGGAGACAAG CTGCGCATGGAGTACCTCTCCCTGATGCACGCCGTGGTCCGCTCCACGCCCTACCTGCAGCACCGCCACCGGCTCGCCGACCTGCAGGCCACACTGCGGCGCATTCTGGCCGAGGAGGAAGCCTCGCCCCAGTGCCAGGTGGACCGCATGATAGTCCAGGAGATGTGCAGGGAGTTCCCAGTGCTGGGCGAGGCCCCCGGCTAG